A window from Rhizosphaericola mali encodes these proteins:
- a CDS encoding restriction endonuclease subunit S domain-containing protein: protein MGEISDKTKFCIDLDGLFTTEATTFLMTGPSLLYLLGFLNSKISEHLFSKIGTTTGVGTVRWKKYTIEQLKVPVISKNRQNEYESIVRQIVKLQFKEKDIAMLVLKIDNMIYQDLQLTIEEIGFIESL, encoded by the coding sequence GTGGGTGAAATATCGGACAAAACAAAATTTTGTATTGATCTGGATGGATTATTTACCACTGAAGCCACTACTTTTCTTATGACAGGGCCGTCTTTGCTTTATCTACTTGGATTTCTTAATTCAAAAATATCAGAACATCTATTCTCAAAAATAGGAACAACAACAGGAGTGGGAACAGTTCGATGGAAAAAATATACCATTGAGCAATTGAAGGTACCCGTTATTTCAAAAAATCGTCAAAACGAATATGAGAGTATTGTACGGCAGATCGTGAAACTACAATTTAAAGAAAAAGATATAGCGATGCTTGTATTAAAAATTGATAATATGATTTATCAAGACTTGCAATTAACTATAGAGGAGATAGGATTTATAGAATCTCTATAA
- a CDS encoding type IIG restriction enzyme/methyltransferase translates to MQSTSNTLRKYINSAYLKRKINRTNIDTFKQNITALFNLTDKQESEEYLKNLISDFLKNTYYSPNYYINTRGRSDLVIYNGKDPQSSVGVIIEAKALKNKAEMPSEKNLNTKAFQELLLYYLRERITQNNIDLKHLIITNLEEWYVFDAQLFEKLFAHDRKLIQQFNDFEGKRLAVSDHSLFYKEVAKPAIELNLKRISYCYFNILDYKNAIQNKQTKNDNQLIPLYKILSPEHLLKLPFNNDSNQLDKEFYSELLHIIGLKEEKDSGKSVIRRKVEKERNPGSLLECAIAKIDGMDILYNLQNRSNYGETKQEQLFNVGLELAITWINRILFLKLLEGQLIAYHKGDNGYAFLNFDKIRSFDDLNDLFFLVMAKQPSERTEKVRNSFLNVPYLNSSLFELTELESRSINISALPDDIQLSLPNGTVLKDNNGKTKSGNIDTLEYLFAFLNAYDFTSDGAEDIQEENKNLINASVLGLIFEKINGYKDGSFFTPGFITMYIAEETIHKAILQKFKETQGLDCKSLEELRENIKDRKAANELINSIKICDPAVGSGHFLVSALNEMIASKARLGILLDNNGFRINDYEIEVQNDELVVKDETGKLFEYRPALKERQLVQETLFREKRTIIENCLFGVDLNPNSVKICQLRLWIELLKNAYYKENGKSADLETLPNIDINIKCGNSLISRFPLDASLKHLLKGTKWTIETYQTTVSNYRNAHSKDEKHDLLRLIKGIKEDFKKDIFVNDPIIKKIHSLRSNLLPLQQTSELFGEEKSKTKEGKKKIAQLEKEIKKLEEKVEEIKNNKIYEQAFEWRFEFPEILDDDGRFIGFDCIIGNPPYIQLQKMGTESEKLAQMGFETYTRMGDIYMLFFELGNHLLKPEGVLTFITSNKWMRAGYGESLRAYLTSNVNTEILIDFAGQKIFDAATVDTNILLFSKQKYEGNTLACQAKEKVLNNLSVFIRQQAGNSNFETSSSWVILSPVEQSIKSKIEAVGTPLKDWDINIYRGILTGYNEAFIIDGKKKDELITEDAKSAEIIRPILRGRDIKRFGYEFADIYLIATFPSMHYDIEDYLL, encoded by the coding sequence ATGCAATCAACATCTAATACCCTTAGAAAATATATAAATAGCGCTTATCTGAAAAGAAAGATTAATCGCACAAACATTGATACATTTAAGCAAAACATAACAGCTTTATTTAATTTGACAGACAAACAAGAGTCGGAAGAGTATCTTAAAAATCTCATATCTGATTTCTTGAAAAATACATATTATAGTCCTAATTATTATATAAACACTCGTGGTCGTTCCGATTTAGTAATATACAATGGAAAAGATCCTCAGAGTTCTGTCGGTGTTATAATAGAAGCGAAAGCCTTGAAAAATAAAGCAGAAATGCCCTCTGAAAAAAATCTTAATACCAAGGCATTTCAAGAGTTATTACTCTATTATCTAAGAGAGCGTATTACTCAAAATAACATTGATTTAAAACATCTCATTATTACAAATTTGGAAGAGTGGTATGTATTTGATGCACAACTGTTTGAAAAATTGTTTGCCCATGATCGTAAGCTGATCCAGCAATTCAATGATTTTGAAGGGAAAAGGTTAGCTGTTAGTGACCATTCTTTATTTTACAAAGAAGTAGCGAAACCTGCCATAGAATTGAATTTGAAACGTATTAGTTATTGCTATTTTAATATCCTAGACTATAAAAATGCGATTCAAAACAAGCAAACGAAAAATGATAACCAACTAATTCCACTATACAAAATTCTTTCTCCAGAACATCTTTTAAAACTTCCTTTTAATAACGACAGCAATCAGTTAGACAAGGAATTTTATTCTGAACTATTGCATATTATTGGGTTAAAAGAGGAAAAAGATAGTGGAAAGTCCGTTATACGTAGGAAAGTTGAAAAAGAACGTAATCCTGGATCATTACTTGAATGCGCCATTGCCAAAATTGACGGGATGGATATTCTTTATAATTTACAAAATCGTTCTAATTACGGCGAAACTAAACAAGAGCAATTATTCAATGTAGGATTGGAACTAGCAATAACATGGATCAATAGAATCTTGTTTTTGAAATTGTTGGAAGGGCAGCTTATTGCTTATCATAAAGGGGATAATGGATATGCGTTTTTAAATTTTGATAAAATTCGAAGTTTTGATGATTTAAATGATTTGTTTTTTCTTGTGATGGCTAAACAGCCATCGGAAAGAACTGAGAAGGTACGTAATTCATTTTTGAATGTACCGTACTTGAATAGTTCACTATTTGAATTAACCGAACTTGAGTCGAGGAGTATTAATATCAGTGCACTACCTGATGATATCCAGTTGTCATTGCCAAATGGAACAGTTTTAAAAGATAATAATGGTAAAACTAAGAGTGGCAATATTGATACTTTGGAGTATTTATTTGCATTTTTGAATGCGTATGATTTTACAAGCGATGGCGCCGAGGACATACAGGAAGAAAATAAAAATCTTATTAATGCCTCTGTTTTAGGTTTGATATTCGAGAAAATCAATGGGTATAAAGATGGATCGTTCTTTACCCCTGGTTTTATAACTATGTATATAGCAGAAGAGACAATACATAAAGCTATTTTACAAAAGTTTAAAGAAACGCAAGGATTGGACTGCAAAAGCCTTGAAGAGTTACGAGAAAATATTAAGGATAGAAAAGCTGCAAACGAACTTATAAATAGTATAAAAATATGCGATCCGGCAGTGGGGTCTGGTCATTTTCTCGTATCCGCCTTAAATGAAATGATAGCCAGTAAGGCTCGACTAGGTATCCTCTTGGATAATAACGGATTTCGGATTAATGATTATGAAATAGAAGTACAAAATGACGAATTGGTTGTTAAAGATGAAACAGGAAAATTATTTGAATACCGTCCAGCTTTAAAAGAACGACAACTTGTACAGGAAACTCTTTTCCGTGAGAAAAGAACAATTATTGAAAACTGTCTTTTTGGAGTAGACCTCAACCCCAATTCTGTAAAGATATGTCAATTACGGCTTTGGATTGAGCTGCTTAAAAATGCGTATTATAAAGAGAATGGAAAAAGTGCAGACCTTGAAACATTGCCCAATATAGATATTAATATTAAATGTGGAAACTCTCTTATAAGTCGCTTCCCATTGGATGCGAGTCTAAAACATTTGTTGAAGGGAACAAAATGGACAATTGAAACATATCAAACCACAGTATCCAACTATAGAAATGCACATTCTAAAGATGAGAAACATGATTTGCTTCGATTGATTAAAGGCATTAAAGAAGATTTTAAGAAGGATATTTTTGTTAATGACCCGATTATCAAAAAGATCCATTCGTTAAGAAGCAATCTTTTGCCTTTACAACAGACTTCTGAACTTTTTGGTGAAGAAAAAAGTAAGACTAAGGAAGGAAAGAAAAAGATTGCTCAATTAGAAAAGGAAATCAAAAAACTGGAAGAAAAAGTAGAAGAAATAAAGAATAATAAAATCTATGAACAAGCATTTGAATGGCGATTTGAATTTCCTGAGATTCTAGATGATGATGGTCGTTTTATTGGTTTTGACTGTATCATAGGCAATCCTCCTTACATCCAGTTACAAAAGATGGGGACAGAAAGCGAAAAACTCGCTCAAATGGGATTCGAAACATATACCCGAATGGGAGATATTTATATGCTATTTTTTGAACTCGGCAATCATTTATTAAAACCCGAAGGCGTTCTTACTTTTATAACTTCCAATAAATGGATGCGAGCAGGATATGGAGAAAGTCTCCGAGCTTATTTAACTAGCAACGTAAATACAGAAATTTTGATTGATTTTGCTGGGCAAAAAATATTCGATGCAGCTACAGTTGATACCAATATCCTTTTATTCTCCAAGCAAAAATATGAAGGCAATACACTTGCTTGTCAGGCAAAAGAAAAGGTGTTAAATAATTTGAGCGTTTTTATTAGGCAACAAGCAGGAAATTCCAATTTTGAGACATCTTCTAGTTGGGTAATTCTTAGTCCTGTTGAGCAATCAATTAAGAGTAAGATAGAAGCCGTAGGTACACCACTAAAAGATTGGGATATTAATATTTATCGTGGAATTCTTACGGGTTACAATGAAGCATTCATTATAGATGGAAAGAAAAAAGATGAATTAATTACTGAGGACGCAAAATCCGCCGAAATTATACGACCGATTTTAAGAGGACGTGATATTAAGCGTTTTGGCTATGAATTTGCTGATATTTATCTTATAGCTACATTTCCTAGCATGCATTATGATATTGAAGATTACCTGCTATAA
- a CDS encoding PDDEXK nuclease domain-containing protein, translating into MLVNQSIISDIKAIIAQSKDSAIRSVDHQRTLMYWHIGKRIFEEEQESKDRADYGTYLIKYLSEQLQPEFGSGFSTRQINLYRKLYRTFENVHTLYAQLSWSQYKLLLSVDNQDKRAFYIAETVKNNWTVRQLERQIYGSLYERLLLSNDKESVLAVAKNEKQPSNAKEIIKDPMLLEFLGLKREAAYYEKDLESAIITHLQDFLLELGNGFSFVARQKRIHIEGDEFFVDLVFYNRLLQSFVIIEIKTTKLTHQDIGQLQMYVNYYDRVEKLSHENPTIGILLCANKNDAVVKFTLPEGQKQIIASQYELYLPSEKQLLDEVNKELESFEGNEK; encoded by the coding sequence ATGCTTGTAAATCAATCTATTATTTCAGATATAAAAGCTATTATTGCTCAATCAAAGGATAGTGCGATTCGTTCTGTTGACCATCAGCGAACCTTGATGTATTGGCATATTGGAAAAAGAATCTTCGAAGAAGAGCAAGAAAGCAAAGATCGAGCTGATTATGGGACATATTTGATAAAATATCTTTCCGAACAATTACAGCCTGAATTTGGTAGCGGGTTTTCTACAAGGCAAATAAACCTTTACAGAAAACTTTACCGCACATTTGAGAATGTGCATACACTGTATGCACAATTGAGTTGGAGTCAGTATAAGTTACTTTTAAGTGTTGATAATCAAGATAAAAGAGCGTTTTATATTGCTGAAACAGTAAAGAATAACTGGACTGTACGTCAATTGGAACGTCAGATTTATGGCAGTTTGTATGAACGTCTATTATTGAGTAATGACAAAGAAAGTGTGTTAGCAGTAGCCAAAAATGAGAAACAGCCATCTAATGCTAAAGAAATTATCAAAGACCCTATGCTCTTGGAATTTCTCGGATTAAAACGAGAAGCTGCATATTATGAGAAAGATTTGGAAAGCGCCATTATTACTCATTTGCAGGATTTCTTGTTGGAATTAGGCAATGGGTTTTCCTTTGTGGCAAGGCAGAAAAGAATCCATATCGAAGGGGATGAGTTTTTTGTGGATTTAGTATTTTATAATCGACTATTACAAAGTTTTGTTATCATTGAAATTAAAACTACGAAACTGACACACCAAGACATTGGGCAACTTCAAATGTATGTTAACTACTATGACCGCGTAGAAAAATTATCGCACGAAAATCCAACTATCGGAATCTTGCTATGTGCAAATAAAAATGATGCAGTTGTGAAATTTACATTACCCGAAGGACAAAAACAGATTATAGCAAGTCAATACGAACTTTATTTACCAAGTGAAAAGCAATTATTGGATGAGGTAAATAAAGAGTTGGAGAGTTTTGAAGGCAATGAAAAATAA
- a CDS encoding FecR family protein yields the protein MHWIEKRKEILFDKLLKRTITASELRELDLLGHLKDDDTILEHLDKWQNQNLSENDGLPKTSDIDIENLVGQIRQKKTYRKKIRVLLSCACMGLFVILLVLFSHYNFKEQQEPEVFIGKNCSILAPDRDLDQKYFACDVEMKNLFQKRVDNKFLGGIFRFNNLEFSQQPTGILKLSIRPNVHFNFPQNSFVTISTPPKRQAIISLPSGLSIRLDGGSKLHYLINPKDSSVIYCRLEGQAYVKFPENNGGKMLALENYNSQILTYGGEFMVRSEYGYSKAVRLNGEVSLATLQEPKGKPLTQRKNMMEVYHINGAKNKIKDSFTYSSLETTTALNWTKTVRHYNNESIRTFLLEMERWYGFTIESVSCLPKDRKISAAICQDATLEEVFAAVSKKGITIYQNNGMYTFCPPAGRLKKQINNVTYIRPILHMKMDAL from the coding sequence ATGCATTGGATTGAAAAAAGAAAAGAAATACTTTTTGACAAGCTCCTAAAAAGAACCATCACGGCATCCGAATTGCGTGAATTGGATTTGTTAGGACATCTAAAAGATGACGATACCATTTTAGAACACTTAGATAAATGGCAAAATCAAAATCTTAGTGAAAATGACGGCTTGCCAAAGACCTCAGATATAGATATTGAAAACCTTGTAGGACAAATACGACAAAAAAAGACCTATCGTAAAAAAATACGTGTTCTTTTGTCTTGTGCCTGCATGGGATTGTTTGTTATTTTATTGGTTTTATTTTCTCATTATAATTTTAAAGAACAACAAGAGCCCGAAGTATTTATTGGGAAAAACTGTTCTATTCTTGCCCCCGATCGTGACCTGGACCAAAAATATTTTGCCTGTGATGTAGAAATGAAAAATTTATTTCAAAAAAGGGTAGACAACAAATTTCTAGGAGGCATCTTTCGTTTCAACAATCTTGAATTCTCTCAGCAACCGACAGGTATATTAAAACTGTCGATTCGCCCCAATGTTCATTTTAATTTTCCCCAAAATAGTTTTGTTACAATCAGTACTCCTCCAAAAAGGCAGGCGATCATCTCTCTTCCGAGTGGTCTGTCTATAAGATTAGATGGGGGATCTAAATTACATTATCTAATTAATCCTAAAGATAGCTCTGTTATTTATTGCAGACTGGAGGGGCAAGCATATGTGAAGTTTCCAGAAAATAATGGAGGTAAAATGCTCGCATTGGAAAACTATAATAGCCAAATATTAACCTATGGCGGAGAATTTATGGTACGATCTGAATATGGTTATTCAAAAGCCGTTCGTTTAAATGGAGAAGTATCCCTCGCTACATTGCAAGAGCCTAAAGGCAAACCTTTGACCCAGCGTAAAAATATGATGGAAGTTTATCATATAAATGGAGCAAAAAATAAAATAAAAGATTCTTTTACCTATAGTTCCTTAGAAACAACCACCGCCCTTAACTGGACAAAGACCGTGCGTCATTATAACAACGAATCCATCAGAACCTTTCTGTTAGAAATGGAAAGGTGGTACGGCTTCACTATAGAAAGTGTAAGTTGCCTACCCAAAGATCGCAAAATCTCCGCCGCTATCTGCCAAGATGCTACACTTGAGGAAGTCTTTGCAGCGGTATCGAAAAAAGGAATAACCATTTATCAGAACAATGGCATGTACACATTTTGTCCTCCAGCGGGAAGGTTAAAAAAACAAATCAATAATGTAACTTACATAAGACCTATTTTACATATGAAGATGGATGCTTTATAA
- a CDS encoding RNA polymerase sigma factor: MEDDEKYRVRRLFRQLSKGYENALRFIYHSLKPIIDQYLLRFDNLDSYLSNAIKSELLEKIWDKRGHFAHEDTPIALMLGMVHKIALYRLRQKHDHTVSIINAYHKRSDLGADDILLSKEYQEILEKAIAQLPPGEKKIFKLKYEQGYSNDEIAAMLHLSKQTIKNEASRATMKIKQLLGLISLITIIEIVNSL, translated from the coding sequence ATGGAGGATGATGAAAAATATAGAGTGAGACGACTGTTTCGACAATTATCGAAAGGGTATGAAAATGCATTGAGGTTTATTTATCATAGCCTTAAGCCTATCATTGACCAATACCTACTTCGGTTTGATAATTTGGATAGTTATTTGTCTAATGCGATCAAGTCTGAATTACTGGAAAAAATATGGGACAAACGCGGGCATTTTGCTCATGAAGATACACCGATTGCTTTGATGTTGGGGATGGTACATAAGATTGCTTTATACCGACTCAGACAAAAACATGACCATACCGTTTCTATCATAAATGCCTACCATAAAAGAAGTGATTTAGGTGCGGACGATATTTTGTTAAGTAAAGAATATCAAGAGATATTGGAAAAGGCAATTGCTCAACTACCTCCAGGAGAAAAGAAAATATTTAAACTTAAATATGAACAGGGGTATTCCAATGACGAGATTGCGGCGATGCTTCATTTATCCAAACAAACCATAAAAAACGAAGCTTCTAGAGCTACGATGAAAATAAAACAGTTATTGGGCTTAATATCACTCATCACTATTATTGAAATTGTAAATTCCTTGTAA
- a CDS encoding DoxX family protein: MKREIILYIIRVLLLILFLYAGVEKVFRMDSFYRDMSNQPIVKSLVPIVTYMIPLGEIIAAGLLVFDRTKKAGLYISCLLMSVFMGYVALIVAGKFPRKPCSCGELISKLSWTEHLLFNLFFWLLAIVGIYLTMAVGKHKDKPTEGEMVRISRV, encoded by the coding sequence ATGAAAAGAGAAATTATACTATACATTATTCGAGTATTACTACTGATCTTATTTCTATATGCAGGCGTAGAAAAAGTATTTCGTATGGATAGTTTTTATCGGGATATGTCCAACCAGCCTATAGTCAAAAGTTTAGTTCCAATAGTGACTTATATGATACCACTAGGAGAAATTATTGCAGCAGGGTTACTTGTTTTTGATAGAACAAAAAAAGCGGGACTATATATCAGTTGTTTATTGATGTCGGTATTTATGGGATATGTAGCACTTATAGTGGCAGGAAAATTTCCCAGAAAACCTTGTAGTTGTGGAGAGCTCATTAGTAAGCTCAGTTGGACAGAACATTTATTATTTAATCTATTTTTTTGGTTGCTAGCAATCGTAGGTATTTATCTAACCATGGCCGTGGGTAAGCATAAAGACAAACCAACAGAAGGGGAAATGGTCCGGATTTCCCGAGTCTGA
- a CDS encoding DUF6520 family protein produces MLTINKNSKARSVIMAAAAVLAIGGAMAKNLVVSQSANYHYNGSGSRRDPANFSLNGSNPSCSSASNDTCQYTITNGIVSPVLSSANQTYTGD; encoded by the coding sequence ATGCTTACAATCAACAAAAACAGCAAAGCCCGCAGCGTCATCATGGCCGCGGCAGCAGTTCTAGCCATCGGCGGAGCCATGGCAAAGAATTTAGTGGTCAGCCAAAGTGCTAATTACCACTATAATGGAAGTGGATCTAGACGAGATCCTGCCAATTTTTCTCTTAATGGCTCTAATCCAAGTTGTTCGAGTGCATCGAATGATACATGTCAATATACCATAACAAATGGTATTGTATCCCCCGTTCTTAGTTCTGCAAATCAGACATATACAGGAGATTAG
- a CDS encoding TlpA family protein disulfide reductase, producing MKDKKMFMQRPKIRRSIIKFCFLFLVVGIQLSNARMPKSKKITISGSIEDSNPRNKMVLYYWSNYICSSRDGRIGRNEVKSNIRNGHFSFEILTTDPLIYFSLGNSYDSMTNLLIPIVNLYVAEMGDNIFLKVGKKGIESIDGKGSFKLTLKKQLDSLITNQVTIFEYFQKADVSKLEKGTMVYDSIFHQQLNLLTLKQKFISSTAFQFFITDITAHHLYDKLRFLYHLDMPIPNIINIQNEILKDSIYASKALVEIGIIPPWNNQKLMAFSINTNNYLVLKAIIISKNIATQKDPSHIMMANYNSLLREKLLANYFLTDYGWMYGDLHKEKSISEVMPYISDSSYRKYLDDTYHVITDRNKKTDFVLLDKTGKKWRLSDFRGKTILLDFWFTGCEGCIDFYEKILSKLEEHYKNSDSVLFISISPDMETTKWIESVRRGIYTNIDGKNILNLHSKIGWKDPIFQNYDVNSMPHQVLINSNGDIVQNKFERDIEKYEEAINNLYH from the coding sequence ATGAAAGATAAAAAGATGTTCATGCAAAGACCAAAAATTAGAAGAAGTATTATTAAATTTTGTTTCCTATTTCTAGTAGTAGGTATACAATTGTCAAACGCGCGAATGCCCAAAAGCAAAAAAATAACAATTTCAGGCTCTATCGAAGATAGTAACCCAAGAAACAAAATGGTACTATATTATTGGTCAAATTACATTTGTTCTTCACGTGATGGTAGGATAGGTAGAAATGAGGTTAAATCAAACATAAGAAATGGTCATTTTTCATTTGAAATTCTTACAACTGATCCATTAATTTATTTTTCGCTAGGAAATAGTTATGATTCAATGACCAATTTGTTAATTCCTATAGTCAATTTGTATGTAGCAGAAATGGGAGATAATATTTTTTTAAAGGTTGGTAAAAAAGGAATTGAATCCATTGATGGAAAGGGTTCATTTAAGCTCACGCTAAAAAAGCAATTAGATAGCTTAATCACAAATCAAGTAACCATATTTGAATATTTTCAAAAAGCTGATGTATCCAAACTAGAGAAAGGAACAATGGTCTATGATTCTATCTTTCACCAGCAATTAAATTTACTAACATTAAAACAAAAATTTATAAGTAGCACCGCTTTTCAGTTTTTTATAACAGATATTACAGCTCACCATTTATACGATAAATTACGATTTCTGTATCATCTTGATATGCCTATTCCAAATATAATAAATATACAAAATGAAATTTTAAAGGATAGTATTTATGCCTCTAAGGCATTGGTGGAAATAGGAATAATCCCTCCTTGGAATAACCAAAAACTAATGGCTTTTTCTATTAATACAAACAATTATCTAGTATTGAAAGCTATTATAATTAGCAAAAATATAGCAACTCAAAAAGATCCTTCACATATAATGATGGCGAACTACAACTCTCTGTTAAGAGAAAAATTATTAGCAAATTATTTTCTGACTGATTATGGGTGGATGTATGGCGATCTTCACAAAGAAAAAAGTATTTCTGAAGTTATGCCATATATTAGTGATTCTAGTTACCGTAAGTATCTGGATGACACCTACCATGTAATAACCGATAGAAATAAAAAAACAGACTTCGTTTTATTGGATAAAACTGGAAAGAAGTGGCGATTGTCAGATTTTAGGGGTAAAACTATCTTGTTGGATTTCTGGTTTACGGGATGTGAGGGGTGTATAGATTTTTACGAAAAGATATTATCAAAATTAGAGGAACACTATAAAAATTCTGATTCTGTATTATTTATTTCCATAAGCCCTGATATGGAAACTACAAAATGGATAGAAAGTGTCCGTAGAGGAATTTATACGAACATAGATGGTAAAAATATCTTGAATTTACATTCCAAAATAGGTTGGAAAGATCCGATTTTTCAAAATTATGATGTAAACTCTATGCCACATCAAGTCCTTATCAACAGTAATGGCGATATTGTTCAAAATAAATTTGAAAGAGATATAGAAAAATATGAAGAGGCTATAAACAATCTTTATCATTAA
- a CDS encoding RagB/SusD family nutrient uptake outer membrane protein, protein MKHFSKIRYYMFFILLSTLHNSCEKKDTFLDKKPSTSLIVPTTLVDMQTLLDNSPIINYAPQLNVVSTDEYYITKEMWEASFLPYEKNAYIWAKDIFGTSTSISDWNQFYTQIFYANLVLDGLERISRTVNSASLWDELYGRSLFIRSFAFYNLAILFSPVYDSSTASTDLGIPLKLSANINTAEKRSSVAQTYDRIITDLKKSIAFLPNTVDANNRVSKPAAYALLSRIYLSNREYILAGNYADSCLQLYNTLVDYNTLNLTATFPFPYNFAETIYLTRATNTLAYISSLCIGLNGYFMDTTLYGMFSDNNDLRTQLFFTKNSSGIHGKRGYGAGVSFNGLATDEMYLIRAECNARQGKYLQAMDDLNTMLKPRWKTGTYISVVATSAQQALEYILKERRKQLMLRGLRWSDLRRLNKEGYAIVLKRKLGNDTYTLAPNSPLYTLPIPNEEILNNNIQQNER, encoded by the coding sequence ATGAAACACTTTTCTAAGATACGTTATTATATGTTTTTTATCCTGTTAAGCACACTACATAATTCTTGTGAAAAAAAGGATACATTTCTTGATAAAAAGCCATCTACATCCTTGATTGTACCAACGACACTTGTCGATATGCAAACACTACTAGACAACAGTCCTATTATTAATTATGCGCCACAACTAAATGTAGTTTCTACGGACGAATATTATATTACTAAAGAGATGTGGGAAGCTAGTTTTCTTCCTTATGAAAAGAATGCTTATATATGGGCAAAAGATATTTTCGGCACCAGTACAAGTATATCAGATTGGAATCAGTTTTATACACAAATATTCTATGCTAATTTAGTTCTCGATGGTTTGGAAAGAATTTCCAGAACAGTAAATTCTGCTAGTTTATGGGATGAATTATATGGAAGAAGTTTATTTATACGCTCCTTTGCTTTTTATAATCTAGCCATTCTTTTTTCCCCGGTTTATGATAGCTCGACGGCATCTACAGATCTTGGCATCCCCTTGAAACTAAGCGCAAATATTAATACAGCTGAAAAACGTTCTTCCGTCGCACAAACCTATGACAGGATTATTACTGATCTGAAAAAATCTATCGCATTTTTACCCAACACTGTAGATGCTAATAATAGAGTTTCCAAACCTGCGGCATATGCTTTATTGTCCAGAATTTATCTTAGCAATCGGGAATATATCCTAGCTGGTAATTATGCGGATAGTTGCTTACAATTGTATAACACCCTAGTAGATTACAATACCCTCAATCTTACTGCAACCTTTCCATTTCCTTACAATTTTGCGGAAACGATATATTTGACAAGAGCAACGAATACACTCGCTTATATATCCAGTCTATGCATCGGATTAAATGGATATTTTATGGATACTACTTTGTATGGTATGTTTTCCGACAATAATGATTTACGCACCCAGCTATTTTTTACAAAAAATTCTAGCGGTATCCATGGTAAAAGAGGCTATGGCGCAGGCGTATCATTTAATGGGCTCGCAACAGATGAGATGTATTTAATAAGAGCGGAATGTAATGCTAGGCAAGGGAAATATTTACAAGCCATGGATGATTTGAATACCATGTTAAAACCGAGATGGAAAACGGGGACATATATTTCAGTAGTGGCAACCTCGGCCCAACAAGCATTGGAATACATTCTAAAGGAAAGACGCAAACAATTAATGCTCCGAGGTCTCAGATGGTCCGATCTGCGCAGACTAAATAAAGAAGGTTATGCGATTGTTCTAAAACGAAAATTGGGGAACGATACCTACACACTTGCCCCAAATTCACCTCTCTATACTTTACCAATACCTAATGAAGAAATTTTAAACAATAATATCCAACAAAATGAAAGATAA